From one Macellibacteroides fermentans genomic stretch:
- a CDS encoding citrate/2-methylcitrate synthase, translated as MKKEYIIYKLSETIKSSCKIENELFTQFNVKRGLRNEDGSGVLVGLTKIGNVVGYERMPEGGLKAIPGKLFYRGLDVEDIVHGLIADKRFGFEEVAYLLLSGNLPDKEELDAFLELINENMPLEQKTTMNILDLEGQNIMNILARSVLEMYTFDPNPDDTSRDNLMRQSIQLISKFPTIIAYAYNIFRHSTQGRSLHIRHPKENLSIAENFLFMLKKDYTELEARTLDLLLVLQAEHGGGNNSTFTVRVTSSTGTDTYSAIAAGIGSLKGPLHGGANLQVVDMFNHLKENIGDWKSVKEIDKYFNCMLRKEVYDKSGLIYGIGHAVYTISDPRAILLKELARDLAKEKGREEEFAFLELLEDRAIETFSNFKGNKSGKRVSSNVDFYSGFVYEMIGLPQEIYTPLFAMSRIVGWTAHRIEELNFEGKRIIRPAYKNVLEERPYVPINERI; from the coding sequence ATGAAAAAGGAATATATTATCTACAAGCTATCAGAAACTATAAAGTCGTCATGTAAGATTGAAAATGAGTTATTTACTCAATTCAACGTTAAACGAGGACTAAGAAACGAAGACGGATCGGGTGTTCTTGTGGGACTTACGAAAATCGGAAATGTAGTTGGTTACGAACGTATGCCGGAAGGAGGCTTAAAAGCCATTCCTGGTAAATTATTTTATCGCGGACTTGACGTTGAAGATATTGTTCACGGATTGATAGCTGATAAACGCTTCGGGTTCGAAGAGGTAGCCTATTTGTTGTTATCGGGCAATCTGCCGGATAAAGAAGAGCTAGATGCTTTTCTTGAATTAATCAATGAAAATATGCCTCTCGAGCAAAAAACAACGATGAATATTTTGGATCTTGAAGGACAGAACATTATGAACATCCTTGCCCGGAGTGTATTGGAAATGTACACATTCGATCCAAACCCGGACGATACATCCAGAGACAATCTGATGCGTCAGTCTATCCAGCTGATTTCAAAGTTCCCCACGATTATTGCTTATGCATATAATATCTTCAGACATAGTACTCAAGGAAGATCATTGCACATCCGTCACCCGAAAGAAAATCTTTCCATAGCAGAAAACTTCTTGTTTATGCTTAAAAAGGATTATACAGAGCTAGAGGCACGCACATTAGATTTATTGTTGGTTTTACAGGCAGAACACGGAGGAGGTAACAACTCTACATTTACAGTACGCGTAACAAGTTCTACAGGCACAGATACCTACTCGGCGATTGCTGCAGGTATAGGGTCTTTGAAGGGACCGCTTCACGGTGGCGCCAATCTACAGGTTGTAGACATGTTTAATCATCTGAAAGAGAATATCGGTGACTGGAAAAGCGTTAAGGAAATAGATAAATATTTCAACTGTATGCTCCGTAAGGAAGTATACGATAAATCGGGTTTGATATACGGTATCGGCCATGCTGTTTATACAATTTCAGACCCCCGTGCTATACTGCTTAAAGAGCTGGCAAGGGATCTTGCTAAAGAAAAAGGCCGCGAAGAGGAGTTTGCTTTCTTGGAATTACTGGAGGACAGAGCTATTGAGACATTCTCTAATTTTAAAGGAAACAAATCCGGCAAACGGGTATCGTCTAATGTAGATTTTTATTCTGGGTTCGTATACGAAATGATAGGTCTGCCTCAGGAAATATACACGCCACTCTTTGCAATGTCTCGTATTGTAGGATGGACGGCACACCGTATCGAAGAGCTTAATTTTGAAGGGAAACGTATTATTCGTCCGGCTTACAAGAATGTATTGGAAGAACGTCCGTATGTTCCTATCAACGAAAGAATCTGA
- a CDS encoding aconitate hydratase, with the protein MIFDIEMLKKFYASFGSRVERSKQSVGKSMTLAEKILYAHLFNQEDLKSFKRGIDYVNFRPDRVAMQDATAQMALLQFMNAGKDKSAVPATVHCDHLIQADLGAKTDMNTANESNKEVYDFLSSVSANFGIGFWKPGAGIIHQVVLENYAFPGGMMVGTDSHTPNAGGLGMVAIGVGGADAVDVMTGMEWELKMPKLIGVKLTGRLNGWASPKDVILKLAGILTVKGGTNAIIEYFGEGTASISATGKATICNMGAEVGATTSLFPYDNQMSAYLKATNREEIALMADAIESYLKPDPEVIENPEEYYDRVIEIDLSALEPHINGPFTPDAATPISEFAAKVKENGYPRKMEVGLIGSCTNSSYQDLSRAASIARQAYSDKLKVAAQLIINPGSEQIRYTADRDGLLASFENIGAVIMANACGPCIGQWKRHTDDNTRKNSIVTSFNRNFAKRADGNPNTHAFVASPELTMALTIAGDLCFNPLTDTLVNEAGEQIMLQEPKGTDFPPNGFAVEDNGYIAPGEKKTEIKINPESARLQVLKPFASWDGNDLLEMPLLIKAEGKCTTDHISMAGPWLRFRGHLENISDNMLMGAVNAFNGKTNAVLNQLNGGYEAVSSVAKQYKAKGISSIVVAEENYGEGSSREHAAMEPRFLNVKVILAKSFARIHETNLKKQGMLAVTFNNKSDYDKIRENDHISIVGLRSFAPNKNLTAILYHADGTQESFEVVHTYNEMQIEWFKAGSALNVTK; encoded by the coding sequence ATGATATTTGATATTGAAATGCTAAAAAAATTCTACGCCTCTTTTGGGAGCAGGGTAGAGCGTTCTAAACAAAGCGTTGGTAAATCTATGACGCTTGCTGAAAAAATCTTATATGCGCATCTTTTCAATCAAGAGGATTTAAAGAGTTTTAAACGAGGTATTGATTACGTAAATTTCCGACCAGATCGTGTTGCAATGCAGGATGCCACAGCTCAAATGGCCTTGCTGCAGTTTATGAACGCAGGTAAAGACAAATCTGCTGTTCCTGCAACAGTTCACTGCGATCATTTGATACAAGCAGACTTGGGTGCAAAAACGGATATGAATACTGCAAACGAAAGCAATAAAGAGGTTTACGACTTTCTTAGCAGTGTTTCCGCAAATTTCGGAATAGGTTTTTGGAAACCGGGTGCTGGTATTATTCATCAGGTTGTTTTGGAAAATTATGCTTTTCCCGGAGGAATGATGGTAGGAACGGATTCCCATACCCCTAATGCCGGAGGACTTGGTATGGTTGCTATTGGTGTGGGTGGAGCCGACGCTGTAGACGTTATGACTGGTATGGAATGGGAGTTAAAGATGCCTAAACTAATTGGCGTAAAACTTACAGGAAGACTAAACGGATGGGCGTCTCCTAAAGATGTAATCCTTAAATTAGCAGGGATTCTTACTGTTAAAGGAGGAACAAATGCTATTATAGAGTATTTTGGTGAAGGTACAGCTTCTATTTCTGCTACTGGAAAAGCGACAATTTGCAATATGGGAGCAGAGGTTGGAGCAACAACATCCCTTTTCCCTTATGATAATCAGATGTCAGCCTATTTAAAGGCTACCAACCGAGAAGAAATTGCCCTAATGGCAGATGCTATTGAATCTTATCTTAAACCTGATCCGGAAGTAATTGAAAATCCCGAAGAGTATTACGACAGGGTAATCGAAATTGATCTTTCTGCATTAGAACCACATATTAATGGTCCTTTTACTCCCGATGCAGCCACTCCGATTTCTGAATTTGCCGCAAAAGTAAAGGAAAATGGTTATCCACGCAAAATGGAAGTGGGGCTGATCGGCTCGTGTACAAACTCTTCATATCAAGATTTAAGCAGAGCAGCCTCTATTGCCCGTCAGGCTTACAGTGATAAATTAAAAGTTGCAGCTCAGCTGATTATCAACCCGGGATCGGAACAGATCAGATATACTGCCGACAGAGACGGGCTTTTAGCTTCATTCGAGAATATAGGTGCTGTAATAATGGCTAATGCCTGTGGACCATGTATCGGTCAATGGAAAAGACATACAGACGACAACACACGGAAGAACTCGATAGTAACTTCATTTAACCGGAATTTTGCCAAAAGAGCTGATGGAAATCCGAATACGCATGCGTTTGTAGCTTCCCCGGAACTTACAATGGCTTTAACTATTGCAGGAGATCTCTGTTTCAATCCGCTTACAGATACTCTCGTAAATGAGGCAGGCGAACAAATTATGCTTCAGGAACCCAAGGGTACCGACTTTCCGCCCAATGGCTTTGCAGTAGAAGACAATGGTTATATAGCTCCGGGAGAAAAGAAAACTGAAATTAAGATCAATCCTGAATCTGCCCGTCTGCAGGTTCTTAAACCTTTTGCTTCCTGGGACGGAAACGATCTGTTGGAAATGCCGCTACTCATTAAAGCTGAAGGAAAATGTACAACAGACCATATTTCGATGGCTGGTCCCTGGTTACGCTTCAGAGGTCATTTAGAGAATATTTCCGATAATATGTTAATGGGAGCTGTCAACGCTTTTAACGGAAAGACAAATGCAGTCTTGAATCAGCTTAACGGTGGATACGAAGCTGTGTCATCCGTTGCCAAGCAATACAAAGCCAAAGGAATATCATCCATTGTTGTTGCTGAAGAAAATTATGGAGAAGGATCTTCCAGAGAACACGCTGCAATGGAGCCTCGCTTCTTGAATGTGAAAGTAATTTTGGCAAAATCGTTTGCCCGTATCCATGAAACCAATTTAAAGAAACAAGGTATGCTGGCAGTAACGTTTAACAATAAGTCGGATTACGATAAAATAAGAGAAAACGATCATATTTCAATTGTTGGCTTGCGCTCGTTTGCTCCTAATAAGAATCTAACAGCCATCCTTTATCACGCAGATGGTACACAAGAATCCTTTGAAGTAGTTCATACTTATAATGAAATGCAAATAGAATGGTTTAAAGCAGGTTCAGCACTAAACGTTACAAAATAA
- the icd gene encoding NADP-dependent isocitrate dehydrogenase produces MNKITKQNDKLLVPDKVTIPFIEGDGVGAEITPVCQSIVNSAIKKAYNGKREILWKEVLAGEKAFNLTGNWLPEDTMEAFREYLVGIKGPLTTPIGGGIRSLNVALRQELDLYVCLRPVRWFKGVVSPVKEPQKVDMFIFRENTEDIYAGIEWQQGTPEAAKFLKFLTEEMGVKKVRFPETSSFGVKPVSVEGTQRLVRSAIEFAITNKLPSVTLVHKGNIMKFTEGGFKLWGYAVAENEFAAQTFTMPQYDTIKKNEGEAAANKALENAVKEGRVIIKDVIADAFLQNTLLIPEEYSVIATLNLNGDYISDQLAAMVGGIGIAPGANINYQTGHAIFEATHGTAPGIAGKNVVNPSSLLLSSVMLLEYIGWNEAAKLIVDAMESAFEKGEATHDLARFMDKGKTLSTTEFRNCINQLINM; encoded by the coding sequence ATGAATAAGATTACAAAACAAAACGACAAGCTGTTGGTGCCGGATAAAGTTACGATCCCTTTTATAGAAGGAGATGGTGTTGGTGCAGAAATAACCCCGGTTTGCCAGTCTATTGTAAATAGTGCCATAAAAAAAGCCTATAATGGAAAGCGGGAAATCCTTTGGAAGGAAGTTCTGGCAGGAGAGAAGGCCTTTAATCTTACCGGGAATTGGCTTCCAGAGGATACAATGGAGGCATTCAGAGAATATTTAGTGGGTATAAAAGGTCCGCTTACTACTCCTATCGGAGGAGGTATTCGTTCGCTGAATGTTGCTTTAAGACAAGAACTGGATCTGTATGTATGTCTTCGTCCGGTTCGATGGTTTAAAGGGGTCGTATCTCCGGTTAAAGAACCTCAGAAGGTAGATATGTTTATTTTCCGTGAAAATACGGAAGATATCTATGCCGGAATCGAATGGCAGCAAGGAACTCCCGAAGCAGCAAAATTCCTTAAATTCCTTACAGAGGAGATGGGCGTAAAGAAAGTCCGTTTCCCTGAGACATCTTCTTTTGGTGTTAAACCGGTTTCCGTTGAAGGAACACAGCGATTGGTACGTTCGGCAATCGAATTTGCAATCACAAATAAATTACCAAGTGTAACGCTTGTCCACAAGGGCAATATTATGAAGTTTACAGAAGGTGGATTTAAATTATGGGGATATGCTGTTGCTGAAAATGAATTTGCAGCACAAACGTTTACAATGCCTCAATATGATACTATTAAAAAGAACGAGGGAGAAGCTGCCGCAAACAAAGCGTTAGAAAATGCCGTAAAAGAGGGCAGGGTAATCATTAAAGATGTTATAGCTGATGCCTTTTTACAGAACACGCTGCTTATTCCGGAGGAGTATTCGGTAATTGCTACGCTGAATCTTAATGGAGATTATATATCCGATCAGCTTGCTGCTATGGTTGGAGGAATCGGCATAGCTCCGGGAGCAAATATCAATTATCAGACAGGACATGCCATTTTTGAAGCCACCCATGGAACAGCTCCGGGTATTGCTGGTAAGAACGTGGTTAATCCATCCTCTTTGTTATTATCGTCCGTTATGCTTTTAGAGTACATCGGCTGGAACGAAGCTGCCAAATTAATTGTTGATGCTATGGAATCAGCTTTTGAAAAAGGCGAAGCAACACACGATCTTGCCCGATTTATGGATAAAGGGAAAACACTTTCAACAACTGAATTTCGTAATTGTATCAACCAACTAATAAATATGTGA
- a CDS encoding helix-turn-helix domain-containing protein produces MENLKESAELAAGKLDPKAEVVVICKMLKARRKDMGLNQKQFAELLGVKPEYISRIEAGKVDLQLSTLIRLSRGLKLQLVISPVEGV; encoded by the coding sequence ATGGAAAATTTAAAAGAATCTGCAGAATTAGCTGCTGGGAAATTGGATCCGAAAGCAGAAGTTGTTGTTATTTGCAAAATGTTGAAAGCACGTAGAAAAGATATGGGCTTGAATCAGAAGCAATTTGCTGAACTCCTAGGAGTTAAGCCGGAATATATTTCAAGAATTGAAGCCGGAAAAGTTGACCTTCAGCTTTCAACGCTTATCAGACTTTCAAGAGGTTTGAAATTGCAACTTGTAATTAGTCCCGTAGAAGGAGTATAA
- a CDS encoding Cof-type HAD-IIB family hydrolase, which translates to MKYKLLVLDIDGTLTNTKKEITDRTKSALIKAQELGIKLVLASGRPTYGIRPLAEELRLSEFGGYILSFNGGCIVECATDQITHEKRLNKNILPHFQQIAKKKNFALVSFDESSIITETPDNEYVQKEAFLNKMPVRQVDNFLEAMNFSPSKCLMMGEPTRLALLEKEMHNTYGGQIGVYRSEPYFLELVPLNTDKAKSLDMLVKDLKITKNEVIAVGDGFNDLSMIEYAGLGVAMANAQEPVKACADYVTLSNDEDGVAHLIEKYIFSAFIGLSTSLDKINDNLKDTLMHSLGMKFTVAEEDHVEAIMPVDIRTRQPFGILHGGATLALAETVAGFGSNLLCNEGEFVVGIQVSGNHISSAREGDTVTAIAKVIHKGRSTHIWNVDVVSSMGKLISSIRVMNSILKKR; encoded by the coding sequence ATGAAGTATAAACTATTGGTCCTCGATATTGATGGAACGCTTACAAATACAAAAAAAGAAATAACAGACCGGACGAAATCGGCTCTTATTAAAGCTCAGGAATTAGGTATAAAATTGGTTCTTGCTTCGGGGAGACCCACATATGGTATCAGGCCTCTAGCCGAAGAATTAAGGCTTTCTGAATTTGGTGGATATATTCTCTCATTTAATGGAGGGTGCATTGTAGAGTGTGCAACTGACCAGATTACACATGAGAAAAGATTAAATAAAAATATACTCCCCCACTTTCAACAAATAGCAAAGAAAAAGAATTTTGCGCTGGTTTCTTTCGATGAATCATCAATTATTACTGAGACACCCGACAATGAATATGTTCAAAAAGAGGCATTTCTGAATAAAATGCCTGTTAGACAGGTAGATAATTTCTTGGAGGCTATGAATTTTTCTCCGTCAAAATGTCTTATGATGGGAGAACCGACCCGCCTGGCTTTGCTTGAAAAAGAAATGCACAACACCTATGGTGGACAAATTGGGGTATATAGATCTGAGCCTTATTTCCTTGAATTAGTTCCACTAAATACAGATAAGGCCAAATCGTTGGATATGCTCGTCAAGGACCTTAAGATTACAAAAAATGAGGTAATCGCGGTTGGTGATGGATTTAATGATCTTTCAATGATAGAATATGCCGGTCTTGGCGTAGCAATGGCAAACGCTCAGGAGCCGGTTAAAGCTTGTGCAGATTATGTTACTTTGTCGAATGATGAAGATGGAGTTGCACATTTAATAGAGAAATATATTTTCTCCGCATTCATCGGACTCAGCACATCGTTGGATAAGATTAATGATAATCTGAAGGATACGCTGATGCATTCATTAGGAATGAAATTTACCGTTGCAGAAGAGGATCATGTGGAAGCTATTATGCCTGTGGATATAAGAACACGTCAGCCATTTGGGATACTTCACGGAGGAGCTACGCTTGCATTAGCGGAAACTGTTGCCGGTTTTGGGTCCAACTTGTTATGTAATGAGGGCGAGTTTGTTGTGGGAATTCAGGTAAGTGGAAATCATATTTCTTCTGCAAGAGAAGGAGATACAGTTACTGCTATTGCCAAAGTTATTCACAAAGGACGGTCAACACACATTTGGAATGTAGATGTAGTTTCCTCAATGGGGAAATTAATCTCAAGTATCAGGGTGATGAACAGCATTTTAAAGAAGAGATGA
- a CDS encoding Na(+)-translocating NADH-quinone reductase subunit A, whose amino-acid sequence MANVIKIKKGLDINLKGKASEVLLTGGKSNSYAIIPDHFNGVFPKVVAKVGDKVKAGSVLIIDKNRPEIKFVSPVSGEVTAVNRGEKRKLLSIVVTADAQIEYEEFGKKNVASLNAEAIKESILQAGIWPFIKQRPYDIVASPSDSPRDIFVSSFFSAPLAPNFDFILKGQETDFQTGLDALAKLTVGKVYLGVRKGSSVVAKNVEVIEVEGPHPAGNVGVQINNVKPVNKGEVVWTVLPTDVILIGRLFNKGIADFSRLVAITGSETTERGYVKAIAGCTIESIVGNKILSNNHIRIISGNVLVGTKVSKTDYLGAYDNQITVIPEGDDNDEFFGWATPGLDKFSASRTYFSWLLGGKNKEYIIDARIRGGKRAMIMSNEYDKVFPMDILPEYLIKAIIAFDIDKMENLGIYEVAPEDFALCEFVDTSKIELQKIVREGLDMLHKEMI is encoded by the coding sequence ATGGCAAATGTGATAAAGATTAAAAAGGGTTTAGACATTAATCTGAAAGGTAAAGCTTCGGAAGTATTGTTAACCGGCGGAAAATCAAATAGCTATGCTATTATTCCCGACCATTTTAACGGTGTTTTCCCGAAAGTTGTTGCTAAAGTAGGAGACAAAGTCAAAGCCGGTTCTGTATTGATAATTGATAAGAACCGCCCCGAAATCAAGTTTGTTTCGCCTGTTAGTGGTGAAGTTACAGCCGTTAACAGAGGAGAAAAACGCAAACTGCTTAGCATCGTGGTAACAGCGGATGCGCAGATTGAGTATGAAGAGTTTGGCAAAAAAAATGTTGCTTCTTTAAATGCAGAAGCGATAAAGGAGTCTATCCTGCAAGCAGGAATCTGGCCCTTTATTAAGCAACGCCCTTACGATATCGTGGCTTCGCCCTCCGATTCGCCACGCGACATTTTTGTTTCATCATTCTTCTCAGCTCCATTAGCTCCTAATTTTGATTTTATTCTGAAAGGTCAGGAAACTGATTTTCAGACAGGATTAGATGCACTGGCAAAACTTACTGTGGGCAAAGTATACCTGGGTGTACGAAAAGGTTCTTCTGTTGTTGCAAAAAACGTAGAAGTAATTGAAGTTGAAGGCCCGCATCCGGCAGGAAACGTAGGGGTGCAGATAAACAATGTTAAGCCAGTAAATAAAGGAGAAGTGGTTTGGACTGTTTTACCTACGGATGTCATTCTGATTGGCCGTTTGTTTAACAAAGGAATTGCCGATTTCTCCAGACTTGTTGCCATAACTGGTTCTGAAACAACTGAAAGAGGATATGTTAAAGCGATCGCGGGTTGTACTATCGAAAGTATTGTTGGTAATAAAATATTATCGAACAATCACATCCGTATTATCAGCGGAAATGTATTGGTTGGAACTAAAGTTTCTAAAACCGACTATCTGGGAGCATACGACAATCAGATTACTGTAATTCCGGAAGGAGATGACAACGATGAATTCTTTGGATGGGCTACACCTGGACTAGATAAATTTAGTGCAAGCCGCACTTACTTTTCTTGGTTACTTGGTGGAAAAAATAAAGAGTATATCATTGATGCCCGTATCAGAGGTGGAAAGAGAGCTATGATTATGTCTAACGAGTACGATAAAGTATTTCCGATGGACATCTTACCCGAGTATCTGATCAAGGCAATTATTGCCTTCGATATCGACAAGATGGAAAATCTGGGTATTTATGAAGTCGCACCTGAAGATTTTGCTCTTTGTGAGTTTGTAGACACTTCTAAGATAGAACTTCAAAAAATTGTTCGCGAAGGATTAGATATGTTACACAAGGAAATGATTTAA
- a CDS encoding AAA domain-containing protein produces MILKPTLSPITELQNQFELLQKEYNYEKEAYKKQTEQVGIWKKKQQGLCWYPLITEKSYFNSLNQFVVEVVRTDDKEIEHSFEYGRPVCFFRVGGEGSIHYFNWSVQISYVQDDKMVVILPNPEALIELQHANTFGVQLYFDETSYKAMFAAITSVMNAKNNRLAHLRDVLLGKNTAMERHLMPIRFPWLNSTQEEAVNKVLRAKDVAVVHGPPGTGKTTTLEEAICETLQRENQVLVCAQSNTALDWIAEKLVDRGISVLRIGNPTRVNDKMLSFTYERRFEAHPDYPELWSIRKAIRDMQRSMRRKNQDERETIRNRKSRLRFRATELELAIDASLFDQARVVASTLIGASNRVLESHRFTSLFIDEAAQALEAACWVAINKADRVVFAGDHFQLPPTIKCLEAAKGGLSETLMQKVATRKPLAVSLLKIQYRMHDDIMGFPSAWFYNDELIAAAEVKNRGILAYDTPLVWINTDDSDSSEAQLEGSLSKINKTEANVLIETLHEYIEKIGKERILDEKIDFGLISPYKAQIQYIRSLIKKDGYFKPFKKLITVHTVDGFQGQERDVIVISLVRSNNEGQIGFLQDLRRMNVAITRARMKLIILGNASTLTKHSFYKELFDYIKKKGKIISVCTEEIS; encoded by the coding sequence ATGATATTAAAACCAACTCTTTCACCTATAACTGAACTCCAAAATCAATTTGAATTATTGCAGAAGGAGTACAATTATGAAAAGGAAGCGTACAAAAAGCAAACAGAACAAGTTGGTATTTGGAAAAAAAAGCAACAGGGACTTTGTTGGTATCCTCTTATTACCGAAAAAAGTTATTTTAATTCATTAAATCAGTTTGTGGTTGAGGTTGTGAGAACCGATGATAAAGAGATAGAACATTCTTTTGAATATGGGAGACCGGTGTGTTTCTTTCGTGTAGGAGGTGAAGGTTCTATTCATTATTTTAATTGGTCGGTTCAAATAAGTTATGTACAGGATGATAAAATGGTGGTTATTTTACCAAATCCGGAAGCATTGATTGAACTTCAGCACGCAAATACATTTGGAGTGCAACTTTATTTTGATGAAACAAGTTATAAAGCTATGTTTGCAGCCATTACTTCGGTAATGAATGCTAAAAATAACAGGTTGGCACATTTGAGGGATGTTTTGCTTGGAAAAAATACTGCGATGGAGAGGCATTTGATGCCAATTCGTTTTCCATGGCTTAACTCAACTCAGGAAGAGGCTGTAAACAAGGTGCTTCGGGCAAAAGATGTTGCTGTTGTACATGGACCTCCGGGTACAGGAAAGACAACAACTCTGGAAGAGGCGATTTGTGAAACTTTGCAGCGCGAAAATCAGGTATTGGTTTGCGCACAAAGTAATACAGCGTTGGATTGGATTGCAGAAAAACTTGTAGACCGGGGTATTTCGGTTTTAAGGATTGGTAATCCAACCCGGGTAAATGATAAGATGCTTTCATTTACTTATGAGCGACGTTTTGAAGCTCATCCGGATTATCCAGAATTATGGAGCATAAGAAAAGCAATTCGAGATATGCAACGCTCCATGAGGAGGAAAAATCAGGATGAACGTGAAACGATACGAAACAGGAAGTCTCGTTTGCGATTCAGGGCAACTGAGCTGGAATTAGCAATTGATGCCTCGCTGTTTGATCAGGCGCGCGTTGTAGCAAGCACACTCATCGGAGCATCGAACAGAGTGTTGGAAAGTCATCGATTTACATCGTTGTTTATCGATGAGGCTGCTCAAGCACTTGAAGCTGCATGCTGGGTTGCGATTAATAAGGCTGATCGTGTGGTTTTTGCCGGAGATCATTTTCAGCTTCCTCCAACGATTAAGTGTTTGGAAGCTGCGAAAGGAGGATTAAGTGAAACCTTGATGCAAAAAGTTGCAACAAGGAAGCCGTTAGCTGTGAGTTTGCTTAAAATCCAGTACAGAATGCACGATGACATTATGGGTTTCCCTTCTGCATGGTTTTACAATGATGAATTGATTGCTGCAGCAGAAGTTAAAAATCGTGGAATTCTGGCATATGATACGCCTTTAGTATGGATTAATACAGACGATAGTGATAGTTCTGAAGCTCAGCTTGAGGGCTCACTAAGTAAAATTAATAAGACTGAAGCAAATGTTTTGATTGAGACGTTACATGAATATATTGAAAAAATAGGAAAAGAACGGATTTTAGATGAAAAGATAGATTTCGGACTTATATCACCCTATAAAGCGCAGATTCAATACATTCGTTCTCTAATCAAGAAAGATGGATATTTTAAGCCATTCAAAAAATTGATCACTGTTCATACAGTGGATGGTTTTCAAGGTCAGGAACGAGATGTGATAGTAATAAGTCTGGTCAGATCTAATAATGAGGGTCAGATTGGTTTTTTACAGGATCTTCGTCGAATGAATGTGGCGATTACAAGGGCAAGGATGAAACTTATTATTTTAGGTAATGCTTCAACACTTACAAAACATTCTTTTTATAAAGAATTGTTTGATTATATTAAGAAGAAAGGAAAAATAATTTCAGTTTGTACAGAAGAAATATCCTAG
- a CDS encoding type IX secretion system plug protein: MKRFELFVLILSFLFVTGNCQETYCTEVKHKQIKTLQVKVQGETFSAPVIELNSGKVIEINFDALSHGYGRYAYTITHCNADWTPSVLSSLEYMSGFQNLSIDDFANSLNTTTFYTNYRLFLPNNDIKFKVSGNYVVKVYNEDRPKDIVFTACFSIVEPKVNVAATVSSNTDIDVNKEHQQIGFEIVHPNYEITAPQSDLKVQIYQNNRCDNMVKNIQPLTIAKDRIIYQFNRDLIFEAGNEYRRIEFLSNKYNGMGVQRIQFHRPYYHIDLYPDKVRSDKPYLYDQDQNGQYVIRSSQVEDPDTEADYYIVHFSLASKPIGNGNIHISGNLFNNVLNENSRMEYNEDDRQYEKSVLLKQGTYNYQYLFVPDGQQKGETAPVEGNFSQTSNEYRIMVYHRPFGSKFDKLIAVKRINFPE, from the coding sequence ATGAAACGATTCGAATTATTTGTACTGATTTTAAGCTTTTTATTTGTAACGGGCAATTGTCAGGAAACTTATTGCACGGAGGTTAAACATAAACAAATAAAAACGTTGCAGGTTAAAGTTCAAGGCGAAACTTTTTCCGCTCCTGTAATAGAGTTGAATAGCGGAAAGGTTATCGAAATTAATTTCGATGCTTTAAGTCACGGCTATGGAAGGTATGCGTACACTATTACCCATTGCAATGCGGACTGGACTCCTTCTGTCCTATCATCGCTGGAATATATGAGCGGCTTTCAGAATTTATCCATAGATGATTTTGCCAATTCGCTCAACACAACTACTTTCTACACCAATTACAGGTTGTTTTTGCCAAACAACGACATCAAATTCAAGGTTTCCGGTAATTATGTTGTAAAGGTTTATAATGAAGACCGGCCAAAGGATATTGTTTTTACTGCTTGCTTTTCTATTGTAGAGCCAAAAGTGAACGTTGCAGCGACTGTAAGTTCGAATACAGACATCGACGTTAATAAGGAGCATCAACAGATTGGTTTTGAAATTGTACATCCAAATTATGAAATCACAGCTCCTCAATCTGATTTGAAAGTACAGATCTATCAAAACAATAGATGTGACAATATGGTGAAAAATATACAACCATTAACCATAGCTAAAGATCGTATTATTTATCAGTTTAATAGGGATTTAATATTTGAAGCTGGTAACGAATATAGAAGAATTGAATTTTTAAGTAACAAATACAATGGTATGGGGGTACAGCGGATTCAGTTTCATCGCCCCTATTATCATATTGATCTCTATCCTGATAAAGTGCGTAGCGATAAACCTTACTTATACGATCAGGATCAAAACGGACAATACGTTATACGAAGTTCGCAGGTTGAAGATCCGGATACCGAGGCCGATTATTATATTGTACACTTCTCTCTGGCTTCAAAACCAATTGGAAATGGGAATATACATATTTCGGGAAATTTGTTTAATAATGTATTGAATGAAAATAGCCGTATGGAGTATAATGAAGATGACCGACAATACGAAAAATCGGTTTTATTAAAACAAGGAACCTATAATTATCAGTATCTTTTTGTTCCAGACGGACAGCAAAAAGGAGAAACAGCTCCTGTTGAAGGCAACTTTAGTCAGACGTCCAATGAATACCGAATTATGGTTTACCACAGACCTTTTGGCTCGAAGTTCGATAAATTGATTGCCGTAAAAAGGATTAACTTCCCGGAATAA